ATCCTCGATTTGCACGTAGATGTGCTCCCCTGACGCATGCATCCCTGTCCTTATGAACAGCTCCCCTCCCTGCGGCATAGCTTGACTGGCATTGATCATCATATTGATGAGGACCTGTTCAATCTGGGAAGCGTCAATCAAGGTTTCCGGAAGGTCGGGATCATACTCCTTGACAATCTCGATGTCTCTGAAATCAGCATTGTGTTCAATCAGGGCGGTAGTTCGGTCAATGGCTTTGCTGATTGGCTGTAGTGCCTTCTGCGAATCAGAGACCCTGGCGAAATCCAGCAACTCCTTGACGATCTTCGAACAGCGCCTTGCTTCGTGAATTACCGTCCGGCAATCCTCCACCAGACCATCTTCCAATCGCGGATCCTCGGCAATAAAAGAGGCATGGATCATAATCCCGGTCAGGGGATTATTGAGCTCATGGGCGATCCCTGCGACCAGTTCTCCGAGAGACGCGAGTTTTTCCGAGCGGACCAGAACGGACTGCATCGCTTTTATCTCGCGCGTTCGCTCCTCCACCTTGGTTTCCAGCGTAGCCGCCCATTCATCCCGTTCCTCCCGGTTTTTTTTCAACTTACCGGTCATATCGTTGAACGCCTCAGCAAGTTCCCCCAATTCGTCACCGGGTACTGATTTGATCAGGCACCAATTTCCCTTGCCAACCGCCCGGGTGTGCTCCAGCAGCGTATGAACCGGCTGGATGATCAGCCTCTTGGTAAGCAGGGTCAGGCAGAGAGAGATGGAAAGAATCAAAAAAATGATCTGGATAATGGTATTGTTG
The Candidatus Anaeroferrophillus wilburensis DNA segment above includes these coding regions:
- a CDS encoding HAMP domain-containing protein — its product is MRLKLIVQISLITGIVLLFTSALFGYFNITTLKYAFLQSAVSDLEHLSETMFRAVFHQMLENDRNQIQVTIGEMGKQKGIGRIRILNREGMLAFSTRSAEIGTTLDKKRAPACMVCHNDEMSLDDPSPLARSRMFIDSRGKTVLGMIRPIYNEKTCWTGACHAHSENTRFLGLLDITISADPMLTIIRSYRNNTIIQIIFLILSISLCLTLLTKRLIIQPVHTLLEHTRAVGKGNWCLIKSVPGDELGELAEAFNDMTGKLKKNREERDEWAATLETKVEERTREIKAMQSVLVRSEKLASLGELVAGIAHELNNPLTGIMIHASFIAEDPRLEDGLVEDCRTVIHEARRCSKIVKELLDFARVSDSQKALQPISKAIDRTTALIEHNADFRDIEIVKEYDPDLPETLIDASQIEQVLINMMINASQAMPQGGELFIRTGMHASGEHIYVQIEDTGCGIPAENIEKLFDPFFSTKGHKGTGLGLSVSYGIIQSHGGEIKVDSKLEKGTAFTIILPI